caagcttttcactagggttcatcttcatccaatttctgaattttcaatcactttttggtgagatccattacAATTCTCACTCCACTTTGTTCATGTCATAGATTTTCTTCTCCAATTTCAAGTAGTAGTTGTAATTGatcaattctcatagatctaGAATTTAACTTTGTAATTTCAGAATTCATCCATACTTtgagaatttgattttcattgttACTCTTTGAGACTTGTTGTTAGATCCTTGTGTTGCAATACTTTCAATTctacttttcttctcattttactATGACTTTCCTTTTTGCTCAccacatgtttgataaaatgtcaacactagctatggagtagaattttcacacttggcatagggtttggtcattggaagaagttgaatagttgtatcaatagttgatttggaattagggattgctagttggcttggagttcactaaagctagattcccatgaggtgaagctaggacttgtgactcaagttgattgttttcatttgactttcctctatacttaggggataactaaatgaagcaaggcctaattgttGTCAACATTGAATGGACTATAaggatagaatttctaatgccagccctaagccaagtcttttgataattgattgaTTGTTTCTCATTACTTTGCTAAAAAGAACTCCAACAAGGCTTACtaaatcaataagatgcacactttggcaattccaagggagaacgactcgggagactagtactcttGGATATAGATTggagatttgtttgatgatggaatttgcgtcggtttagactatactacgattgatcacttgataatttctacaccggcaaaaattcattcgtcaaaatggcgccgttgccggggaactttgcttagtgtgccatgttattgtttGGATTAAGCGTGTATATATGTACATAGTTGCACTTCATTGTAAACTGCTCAATTGACTAACCCCTCATCGTTACAATGAATTTCATTTCCCCTTCATTGCATGACGCGTTCACAACCGAATCCGAGCTTAGTCCCTTTTGATCCGGAAATAGAACGAACTTTATTTCATATTAGACAAGCTCGGAGGCGGCTAAAGTTTGGAAAAGGTGAAGAGGTTTTCACCACCTCAACCACCTTGCTAGAAGTGAACATTGAACCGTCACTCAAAGAATGCATTAATCATACTCCCATCAATCTCACTAATAAATCTTCTTTTGTTTTAGGTACTAATACCATGGATGCTCCGAGGAGAGTTACCATCAAGGAAGCGAGTGCACCGGATTATGTCCTTCAACCCCTTCACGTAACTCACCCCAACTTGAATGcgaactttgaattgaagaccgCTTTGATCAACCTCCTACCCAAGTTTCACGGGCTTCCTGCACAAGACCCCATTCGACATCTCAAGGACTTCCATCGCATATGCTCGACTACTAGACGGGAAGGGTCCGATGAAGTtgctatatggttgtttgctttccctttctctcttgagGACAAGGCTAAAGAATGGTTCTACACCCTCTCTAGTGAAGTTACCTCCGATTGGGACCTACTTAGAAGGgaattcttggataaattcttgccCCCGGAAAAGATGGATAGGCTAAGGAAGGAAATGTCTTGTATTGTGCAAGGTGAGACGGAACCACTCTATGAGTATTGGGAACGGTTTCGCAAACTACTAGATGCATGCCCTAATCACATGATCGACACTCAAGTATTGCTTGGATACATATGTCAAGGGATGCGAGAGCAAGATAAAACTGCGGAGGAGGCATGGCAACTTATTATTGACTTAGCCGAATCCAATCAACATATGAGGCGAAGAGTCAACCGTTCAAGGACCGTGAACGAGGTATCAACTAGTAGTGAAACCACCGCTCTAACTCAATCCTTGAATGAGATGACATCCATCTTGAGGCAACTCCAATTGaaccaacaacaaccacaacaaccTCAATCATATCAACAACACCCCCCACCACCTCAACAACACAACCAACAATTGGCATTTGCTCTTGCTACTCTCACTACACGGATGAGTGCCCAAGCCTTCAAGAAGACAACACCTTGGcagctacccataatttctatgaccgccccaatcaagggtactacCAAGGCGGTAATTCTAACCAAGGGCATCCATATCAAGGAGGAGTCTACAACCAAGGAAGTGGACacaataatcaaaattggagagacaaccatcaacaagggaatagggacaacaacaacaacaatggaggaggtcaaagatggagtaacaactcacaaaatttcTCACAAAACCGACCATACAACTCACAAAATCaaccatacaaccaacaaaacccacaaagaaactaccaaacatatcaaccaccacatcaaagaccaccacccaaccaatcacaaACTCCTCAACTCACATATGCAACCACCCCCTCCAACCAAGATGAAACACTCCGAACCATTatccaaagccaaaaggaactacaaaacacacttgcttccggcctcacctctacactacaagctcttcttgcacgcATGGATACACCATCAACTCCCACTCCTCAACCCCCAATCCAAAGTGTCATTCCCTCTCAACCTCAACCAAATCCAAAGGGAGGCATCAACGCCATCACTTTTAGATCCGGTACACAACTAAAAGAGAAGGAAGCAAAGGACTCAAATCCTATCACAATCGCTCAAGAGGAGGAAAGAATAGATATAGAAGAGGTAGTGGAAAAGGAGACACCACAAGCCATAGTTGAGGATGAAGCCCAACCAACAAGGGAGACAGCCAAGGCCAAAAGAACCTTGGAGGAAGAAATTGCTCAACCACTTCCATTTCCAACACTTGCAAAGAAAGCTAAAAAGCGCATAGAACTcgaccccaaaatggtagaaatgttcaagaaagttgaggtaaccatcCCCCTCTTTGATGCCATCCATCAAGTTCCTGGATATGCCAAATTCCTCAAAGATTTATGCATAAACaaggatagaattcttgaattggAAACCATCCCCTTGGGGAGTTCTATTTCCGCTTTAATGGGAACATTGCCCGAGAAGTGTGATGATCCGGGCCCTTGTATGGTCACTTGCACCGTCAATGGAGCTCAATTTAGAGATTGTATGTGCGACCTTGGAGCATGTGTTAGCATCATGCCGCTCTCCGTCTACCGGGTATTGAAGTTGCCACCACTAAAAAGGTCGACGGCAAGATTTGTCCTAGCggataaaagcataataaccGTAGCGGGTGTTGCGGAAGATGTATTGGTGAATATAAAGGGGTTGGTGTTTCCGATTGACTTCTATGTCCTTGAAATGCCATCAAGCGAAACCGAGAGAGCATCGTCTATCCTACTTGgaaggccattcttgagaacttCTAGATTTAAGCTTGATGCTTACTCGGGGAACtactcatttgaaatagatgggAGAATTGTAAGCTTTAGCCTAGaggaagcaatgaagcatccacCGGAAAACCACTCTCTATTTCGGTGTGACCCAATTGATAACATAGTGGCCGAAGTGCATCTTGCAAGGTTATATGAGAAGTACATGGTtgaaaaaacaaatgaaaagtCAAGCGAACTAAATACCACACATCATACAAACCATCCGGAAACTCAAACTTCAAAGAATGACAAAAAGATGGAattgaagccactaccaccTCACTTAAGGTATTCATACCTTGATGAAGCCCAAAAGCTACCCGTGATAATTGCACAAGAGTtaactcctcaacaagaagaaaaattgctGAATGTATTGAGGAAAAACAAAAGGGCAATTCCCCAAAGTATGCGAGCACCGCATATTCcttgaagaaggagcaagaccggtccgacaacctcaaaggagactTAATCCAACCATTCTTGAGGTTATGAAAAAAGAGGTCACTCGGCTACTTGAAGCGGACATCATCTATCCTATCTCGGATAGCGAATGGGTAAGCCCGGTCCAAGTAGTGCCAAAGAAGTCCGGAGTGACAACAATCAAAAACGAAAGTGGTGAACTTATAGCAACAAGAGTGCAAAATTCTTGGAGAGTATGCATAGACTACCGAAGATTGAATGcggccacaagaaaagatcacttTCCACTACCatttattgatcaaatgcttgatcggttagccggtaaatcatattattgttttcttgatggATACTCCGGATACTTCCAAATCCATATTGCTCTagaggaccaagaaaaaaccacatttacttgcccctttggaacgtatgcttacaagcgtatgccgtttggcctatgcaatgcaccggcaacgtttcaaagatgcatgatgagccTATTTGCGGACTTTCTAGAGCAATCgatggaagttttcatggatgattttagtgTGTACGGTGATTCATTTGAGCATTGCTTAGGTAACCTTGAAAAAGTCTTAGAGAGATGCACCAAAACAaaccttgtcttaaattttgaaaaatgtcatttcatggtcaaACAAGGCATTGTTTTGGGACACATAGTATCAAAGGAAGGCATCTCCGTAGATCCGGCAAAAATAAATGTCatatctagtttaccttacccctcctccgagagggaagtccgctcttttcttggacatgcaggattctaccggAGATTCATCAAGGACTTTAGCAAGGTGGCCTTACCTCTCTCTCGATTACTACAAAAAGACACCGAATTTGAGATGAGCAAGGAATGTATGGAAGCATatgacaaactcaaagtagcattgacACAAGCTCCTATTGTACGAGGACCCAATTGGACTCAACCcgacgactcgaggtttaaatacttcggtttatagattttaggggtttgtacttgtgacaaacaaatttttgtatgaaaggattattgcttggtttagaaactatacttgcaacgagaattcatttgtgaaattctaaaccaccaaaaatccaatcgtcagttagccaaaaaggaatcaaaaccgagattaattcgttgggtgcttttgttacaagaatttgacttggAGATCAAAGATAGGAGCGGTTCCCAAAACTTAGTGGCGGACCATTTAAGTCacctcgaacacacaaaaggcGACACTACTCCTATCAATGATTCCTTTCCTTTAGATGCTTTGCACGCAATCTCGGAAGTGGTTCCTTGGTATGTCCCAATAGCAAACTATTTAGTTTCACGCACTTTCCCTCCCAATCtcgacaaaaacaaaaaggataagctgaaaagcgaatccAAATACTATATTTGGGATGATCCCTATTTGTGGAGGTGTGGAGCGGACCAAATAGTGCGACGGTGCATACCTCAAACCGAATTCCAAGCAATCTTGGACGCTTGCCATGCTTCCGAAGGAGGTGGTCACTACGGGCCCCAAAGAACGGCAAGAAAGGTCTTTGATtgcggattttggtggccaactCTTCTCAAAGATGCTTCTCTCTATTGCAAATCTTGTCCCCAATGTATTAGGTTTGGAGATATTTCCAAGAAGGACGAAATTCCCcaacaaaatatgcttttttgtgaaatctttgacgtatggggaatcgacttcatgggacaatttccaaattccaatggctttctctacatcttgttagtcgtcgattatgtgtcaaaatgggtggaggcaatcccCACCCGAACGGATGACACTAATGTTGTGTATTCTTTTGTGAGGAACAATATCATTTGTCGCTTTGGCGCCCCAAGAGCAATCATAAGTGACCAAGGATCccacttttgcaacaaaaaaatagaCAGCCTCATGAGAAAATATGGCATCATCCACAAAGTCGCCACGACTTACCACCCTCAGACAAACGGCCAAGCCGAAGTCTCTAACCGGGAAATCAAGCATGTGTTAGAAAGGATTGTAAAGCCGAATAGGAAAGATTGGAGCATTAAACTCTCTGATGCGCTGTGGGCCTATCGAACGGcttacaagacacccattggcaTGAGCCCCTTCCGGCTTGTATATGGTAAAGCATGTCACTTACCGGTGGAAATTGAACACAAAGCTTATTGGGCCGTAAAGGAGTGTAATATGAGCTTGGGTGGGGCCGGAGTAGAGAGAAAGCTTCAATTGGCGGAATTGGAATGTTTGAGATTAGAAGCTTACGACAACTCTAGACTTTATAAGGAAAAGTTGAGAGCCATCCATGACAAGAACATTAGGAGAAGAGAATTTCGACCCGGTGAACTAGTCCTTCTCTACAATTCAAGGTTGAGATTACTACCCGGAAAGCTTAGATCAAGGTGGGATGGACCCTACCAAGTGGAGAAAGTAGAACCTTATGGGGTCTACCACTTGCGCCACCCATCAAGCTCGGACATCTTCAAGGTAAACGGGCACCGTCTCAAATTGTAtcatggtgagcaaagaaagaacTCCAAGGAATTTGAAGTGTTCCTCTTGAGGGATGCAACTCTTGAATAAGCACTATGAGCTACtgaaagtccaacttaaggacgttaaacaaaagtgctaggtgggagacaccccaccatggtaagatctTCCTTTGAGCTTTGTACATAGACACTTAACTTCATGTTTGTTAGCTAGATTTCAATTCGCCCTCATTAGTTGATTTCATTGATAGTTTACCAAGTAAAATGCCCTGCTATAGTGTTTAAGTGGCTGTGGGGGGGGTTGAAATGTCAAAAGTGATGTAAACACATGCAAATTTAGAAAAAGCACCCCTCTGCGCGTGCGCACACTTGGTGCGTACGCGCCCTTAAGGCACTCAACGGTCAtctacgcggacgcgcaccgtGCGCAGACGCGTGGATTGCGAATAACAGCCCTCCATACATTTATCCAAGAGTTGCGCCCGCACCATGCCAGGACCATGCCTGAAGCACAGGAAGCtcgcgcgcgcgcgcacatggcgcgtccGCGCACATGGGCGAAATCTGCCAATCGATGCGCAAGCGTACTGTGCGCGTCCGCGCCGATCGCCTTGTTGCACTCCTGGTACATATTCCAGAGAGTTAAGCCACTCTTAAGCCTATACTAAGCCACCGGCCCAGAACCTctgccgcgtgcgcgcacctggcgcgcacgcgtccataCATTGCGAGCACAAAATGCGCGCGCGCGCCTCAGCCGCGCATGTGCCCTTTGATTCTGCACCCCTCTCTGAGCCACTTCACAGATAGTTGAGCCCCCCCAAGGCCCTTCTCATGCCTGAGGCACAACCgcgttgacgcgtgcgcgcactgtgcgcgcgcgcgccaaaAGTTCTGAAGCAATCTCTGGTACTGcgtccagagagttatgccaccCCTGTGCCTCTCCTGTGCCGCCAGCCCAAGcgcatggacgcgcacgcgcaatgTGCGCACGCGCGCCCCCATTCCACCTCACTTCCCTGCGCGAGCGCgcaccgtgcgcgcacgcgcaagtGATCGACGCCAACTTTAAAAAGGGCAAACTTACCCCTTCATTCTCATTCCActtttcctcctccttcttACCCCTTCCACCACCCATTCACCTCCACTTCCTCTTCTCAACCACCTCCTACCACATATCTCCGGTGGCCCCACATTAACTCTTCACTCTCCATCAACCCACACTACACCTTCTTCTTCCATATCCTTCTCCATCTCACAAGGTATTATACTAAGCTAACCTCTTAGTCCAATAATCTCTTGTGATTCTTAATCATTTAGTTGCACCATCTTCTAGGtagcttctttctttttcttttcttctttctctagtTACTTCTTTGGGATGTCTTtgctcttttctctctttcaatCCAATTCTTCATGGACAGTTGGGTCTCAAACTCACTTGCATGAGTAGATGAGTGGTGTTGCTAAATTTTCTTGCAATCAATATGCACTGTAATCATTAATAATGGATTGTGGAATGTTACATTGCTCTCATTTTCACATAGTCACATACTAGTCTAAGGATGCACGCCAAGTGTTCGACGAAAGGCATACTTGAGTTTTGGGCTCATTGTGACTAACTTGCCTTTCAACCAATCACTTTTGGGTGCACCCCCACTTTCCCCAATCTATTCATTCACATTTTCTTAACTTGCTTTCCATTTATGGTCCCTAAGGGTGTGTGCTTCTCATGCTTCTTCCTTGCATGCTTAAACTACCCTTGCACCACATTAAAATGATTTGCCTTGCTCTTCACACATTATCCCAGttacatgttgcagctgtcatgtAACAAAGATACCCATATTCTATGGCATAACTTTTCATTGCATAAAGCTCATGTAATTCCACTTCTTTGGGTTTGATGTTTTCCCTTTCTTGCTTCCACAGGATGGTCGTCAAAAAGAACAAAGGGAAAGGCCCCAAGAAGCCAGCTTCCAATAAAGTGCGCTAAGAACTAACGGCCAAGCCCCTCCTAAAGAAGACCAAGGGCCCCGTTGATGTTCTAGAGAAGAACAACCCTCCTAAGGATTCAAACAAGTTTCCCAACCGTTACTGTGAACTTGTTTACTCAAGAATGATTGAAAGGAATTATCATCCGGAACCCCTCCTAGTCTTACCGGCTCACCTCAGTCCGATTGTGATGCCACACATTGACCGGAGGCAATGGAGGTTCCTCTTGAGGCAACCAAAGGAGGCCAATCTCTCATGGGTGGtggaattctactccaactacCACTCACCCCTTCTCACATCAATATTTGTGCGGCGAAAGCAAGTGTCGGTCACAGTGGAAACCATTCGAGAAGTCCTTGGGATTGAACCGTCAACGGATGCATATGACGCCTACCAAGAAGTCTTGGCTACATGCGATGACCGTGCGTTTGATTGGAGCGCGATCCTCCGCGTCATTGCTTTACCCGACGCATATTGGATTCGGGGGACCATAAAGCAAAGACCCAAGGGTTTAGATGTCCGCCACCTCACTCAAGAAGCCACGGCATGGGCCCAAATTCTAGCTCACTACGTGCTCCCAAGCACACATGGGTCATCCATCaccgccgagcttgccttattgATATGGTGCATCTTAACCGAGAAGCCGGTCGACATTTCGCATGCCATCCGCCAATCCATGGGGCGCATCCTTGCCAAGGGAAATCTACCATTCCCCGCTTTAGTGTCGGCATTAGTTGCGAAAGCCGGCGTCAACCGGGAGGCTAAAGATAGGAGAACCTCAATTCCGGTCGATGGTGATATTATTCCGACCAAGAGATGCCTCAAGCCTCCGGAAGTCACCAAGGACATTGAACTGCCCACACAAACTCGCAACACTACCACTTCATCTACATCACAAAAATCGGCCGCCCAACGCCTTGAGGACCTTCACAATAAATTGGACCGTTATGAGAGGCGTAACCAACGCCGTTATGCTCATGTGAAGAGGCTTCTAAGCATAGTCACCCCACCTATGGAGGAACCCGATATCTCCACATCTACCGCAACTTCAAGCGGAGATAGCGATGACATTGGAGATGTGGGACACTCGGAGCTCAACCACCCATTGCGCCTAACctatagcacggaggaccgtgctaagttttaagtgtggggaggtcggccgACCGATCTCCATAGGTAACATCCGAATAAATCTGAATAAATTAGGATAGGTTGCATGATTAGGTTTTAGTTGGCACCATTCGCATGATAAGTTTACTTGGTTGGAACAATGAAATTCTTTCTTAGGAAACCAATACTTTGGGGCGACCGTGgcattacaaattttaaatgctttgatgccaaaattgcatgaagaattatattttggaacatgggtttgagttaagaacacaagcttgtgagatttgagcctaatggtatggttacatcttataaccattTATTCctcttcttgtgtgcattattctcttcctatgattgtaatctttgatttgtttgattctttatgtccattattttgtgtatacatgcatttatatgattgaggccatcatttcattagctcacttatccaaatggcctacccttttatattcctttgttagccaatttgagcctacgattaacccacttattcttaattttagcacattacaagccttaaagcgaaaaacaataaatgtccttatttggatctttgattagcttaggctagagtgtgtgagtatcattcaagtgtgggaaccttgggacactGGGTGAATGAAAGggtaattttgtattattattgaaaatatttgggtacacactcatgtattgatcaaatgtaaaaccttatgcattgagattCTTGTatgtagaaaaaaaatgaaaaaaaaacaaaagaaaaagaaaaaaataatatggaaaagaaaaaaaattatatagaaaaaaaaaagagagaaagaaaaaaagaaaggaataaaaaggggacaaaatgccccaaatcaAAGTATAGTCCAAtagaatcaatgcataggtgttgtgaaattaaaaaggaatacatgagtatgtgaaagagtgaaaaatgggtagttgggttggaatttaattgtataggatgtcataggttaggtgggaagtttaagcttatcaaagattcaaatttcaaactcacttaaccaaatatgcatcctaccttgaccctagccccattacaacttaaagaaaagacctcatgatacttgtatgcatgcatgaaatatatgtcgattgttagaagaaaaacaaatcttagaaagcatgattaggggcgaactgagtgaatcaaccccaagcaccgagcgactagagtgcaaacacttccggtgagggttcgatgctcaatcctTTGATTCCCGGCTCTCGCGAGCATTCCTCATGCAAAGTTGCATATATTGCATTTGATGCTTAGAAATTGGCAAGTCCTATGCTTTGACCACCATCGTGTCCCATGTGCTCGCATATGTCATAAGAAGGCTGATTTGTTCCTAACCAAGTTGATAGTAGCACTAGTcatagttgcatgcatataagtaggttgcatttcataagtCTTATACTTTTGCGATCCCTCGGTCTTCTGTGTTTCTTTGCATTtctctaagcatgaggacatgctagaatctaagtgtggggaggttgacaaaccccattttgagggtttatcttgtgctgatttcaggggttttatcGATGATTCCACACACTTTCTGTATGGAAATACAAGATTTTGTATTCCTTTCCTAGTTTTGCCCCATGAGTGAAAACacgcttattttgcactaaaatagacacatttctaatcttcccttgatgccattcgatgccgtgacttgtgtgttaagtggtttcaggataTAGAGTAGGAATGGACCGGTAGAGAGaaggaagacgggtgcaaaggaaggaagcatgagaATTGAGCTT
This DNA window, taken from Arachis duranensis cultivar V14167 unplaced genomic scaffold, aradu.V14167.gnm2.J7QH unplaced_Scaffold_608113, whole genome shotgun sequence, encodes the following:
- the LOC107472183 gene encoding uncharacterized protein LOC107472183 — protein: MDAPRRVTIKEASAPDYVLQPLHVTHPNLNANFELKTALINLLPKFHGLPAQDPIRHLKDFHRICSTTRREGSDEVAIWLFAFPFSLEDKAKEWFYTLSSEVTSDWDLLRREFLDKFLPPEKMDRLRKEMSCIVQGETEPLYEYWERFRKLLDACPNHMIDTQVLLGYICQGMREQDKTAEEAWQLIIDLAESNQHMRRRVNRSRTVNEVSTSSETTALTQSLNEMTSILRQLQLNQQQPQQPQSYQQHPPPPQQHNQQLAFALATLTTRMSAQAFKKTTPWQLPIISMTAPIKGTTKAGGINAITFRSGTQLKEKEAKDSNPITIAQEEERIDIEEVVEKETPQAIVEDEAQPTRETAKAKRTLEEEIAQPLPFPTLAKKAKKRIELDPKMVEMFKKVEVTIPLFDAIHQVPGYAKFLKDLCINKDRILELETIPLGSSISALMGTLPEKCDDPGPCMVTCTVNGAQFRDCMCDLGACVSIMPLSVYRVLKLPPLKRSTARFVLADKSIITVAGVAEDVLVNIKGLVFPIDFYVLEMPSSETERASSILLGRPFLRTSRFKLDAYSGNYSFEIDGRIVSFSLEEAMKHPPENHSLFRCDPIDNIVAEVHLARLYEKYMVEKTNEKSSELNTTHHTNHPETQTSKNDKKMELKPLPPHLRYSYLDEAQKLPVIIAQELTPQQEEKLLNVLRKNKRAIPQSMRAPHIP